The nucleotide sequence ATGTGGCATGGGAGCACCATCACCTCCTGGTCCTCGGGGCAGGCTGTCCCATGTTCTCCTGTTCTGTCACTTTTTTCCTACTCCTGACCACTATGGGGGCTTTCAGCTATCTCCTAACTCTTGAGGGGACAGCCAGTGGGGCTGGGCTGGACTGGACCAGGGCTCTTAACTCTGATCTGGGATCTCTAACTTTGGCTGGGCTGTGACCTCTGGGTGCTGGGCTGTGGGGGGGCAGGGCTTTAACAGCTGGTTCCCCCCAGGTCCTTCCTCAGATTCCCGTGAAGAGTGGAGGTCCCCATGGGGCAGGGGTCCTCGGTGAGTGGCTgaccctctccctgcccctgccttggaggcccctccccctccagatGCCCAGTTGGGGAGGGAGGTTGGGCAGGCACAAGGGACTGGGGTGGGGCTCCCAGGTGGGGGTGCCTGCTGGAGCCACCCTGTCCCTTCTCCCAGGGGTGCACCTGGAGGGTCCGTTCATCAGCCGGGAGAAGCGGGGTGCACACCCTGAGGCCCACCTCCGCTCCTTTGAAGCCAATGCTTTCCGTGACGTGCTGGCCACCTATGGCCCCCTGGACAATGTCCGCATCGTGACGCTGGCCCCTGAGCTGGGCGGCAGCCATGAAGTGATCCAGGCACTGACAGCCCAGGGCATCTGCGTGTCCGTAGGTGAGGGGCCCTCTGTGGGGGTGGGACCTGCCTGGAGTTCTCTGCTGGTACAGAGTTCCAATCCAGGTCCCCCATACAGGGCACTCCGTGGCTGACCTGCAGGCTGCAGAGAAAGCAGTGCAGAGTGGGGCCACATTCATCACTCACCTCTTCAACGCCATGTTGCCTGTGAGTGCCACCCCAACTCCTGGGTGGACAGGGGCTTGGCAGCTCCTCCTGTCACTCAGTTATCCCCTCCTTCCTTGCTCAGTTCCACCACCGTGATCCAGGCATTGTGGGGCTCCTGACCAGTGACCAAGTGCCCCCGGGCCGCTGCATCTTCTATGGGATGATCGCTGATGGTATACACACCAACCCTGCAGCCCTGCGCATTGCCCACCGGGCCCATCCCCAGGGTAAGCTGCTGGCCAGGGTGCAACAGGGAGGATGATGGCCAGCCAGGTCCTGAAGCACCTTTTCCCCCAGGGCTGGTGCTGGTCACTGATGCTGTCCCTGCCCTGGGCCTAGGCAATGGCCGCCACACACTAGGGCagcaggaggtagaggtagatgGGCTGACAGCCTATGTGGCAGGTGAGTGACACCTGTTCCCAGGTGCTGGGAACAGCACCTCGACAGGGGGAAGCGAGACCCTTGGTGTCCCCTTCTTGCATGCTGGGTCCCCAACCCCCAGCTCCTGAGCCTGGCCTCTGCTCTCAAGGCACCAAGACGCTGAGCGGCAGCATTGCCCCCATGGATGTCTGCGTCCGGCATTTCCTGCAGGCCACAGGTCAGTGGGTGGCGTGCACGTGTGTGTCTGGGGGCAGAGGCTACGTCCCGGAGAGCCGGAGGGGAGGCAGGAATTGGGAGAGTCCGTGCCAATATTCTTCTGCCACTGGGGACAGGATCCAGGGGATGGACTAGACCAAGTCCCTGCCCCCAAGGGAGCTTACAGGCAGAGGGAGGGTGGCAAGCAGTGGGTCACGGAGTCAGGTGATGGGTTGTGAAGTTGCTGTCCTGGGTCAGAGTAGAGTCCTTGCTACTCCCCACAGAAGAGTTGAGGCTCAGGGCTCTGGTGGGCAGGTGGGGAGAGTGAATGGCTTTCCAGGGCCCTGGGGTAGGCTGTGCAGAGGCCTCCAAAAGGGGAAGGTGTGGAGGGGCATCTTCCAGTACCTTAAGGTGTTAGAACCTGGGGGCATCAGAATCCAGAGGAGATGGATTAGGGCCAAGGGGCAGCATGGGCaacagggaggcaggagaggactGTGTCTTGGCCTGGAGGTGACACAAAGCAGTGAGTGTAGTCATTTGACATTTGAGCTAGGGGCATGGAGCGCAGGACCCAGAGTAGCTGCTAGGTTGGTAGCGTGCCAGCCCTAGACGTCACTTCTTTGCATGCTCTTCTTAGGACATAGTAGGAGGCGGAGGATCCTTGGAGCACAAGAGTTTTGTCAGGGAGGAGCAGGTCTTTGTGGGACTGTGGTGGGGAGTAAGCTAGGGAAGAGAGCAAGCACATCAGAGCCGGAGGAGGAGGGTCCTTAAGTAACCTGCTGCAGGAGTCCTGGGCACCTCCCTACCCACTCCAGGCCCTGAACTGGAGAGCTTGGAGCAGAGTTTAGGGAGGGGCCACAGATCATCACCAAGCTATACC is from Castor canadensis chromosome 17, mCasCan1.hap1v2, whole genome shotgun sequence and encodes:
- the Amdhd2 gene encoding N-acetylglucosamine-6-phosphate deacetylase — its product is MRAGQCAARAPVLQFTNCRILRGGALLREDLWVRAGRILDPEELFFEERRVADERRDCAGRILAPGFIDVQINGGFGVDFSKATEDVGSGVALVAQRILSHGVTSFCPTLVTSPPEVYHKVLPQIPVKSGGPHGAGVLGVHLEGPFISREKRGAHPEAHLRSFEANAFRDVLATYGPLDNVRIVTLAPELGGSHEVIQALTAQGICVSVGHSVADLQAAEKAVQSGATFITHLFNAMLPFHHRDPGIVGLLTSDQVPPGRCIFYGMIADGIHTNPAALRIAHRAHPQGLVLVTDAVPALGLGNGRHTLGQQEVEVDGLTAYVAGTKTLSGSIAPMDVCVRHFLQATGCSVESALEAASLHPAQLLGLEKTKGSLDFGADADFVVLDDTLHVQATYISGELVWQAEEARL